One genomic segment of Aquipluma nitroreducens includes these proteins:
- a CDS encoding DegT/DnrJ/EryC1/StrS family aminotransferase has protein sequence MRFVPRYFQEISFLSFMKIPLSSPQKEDNFTFFLNSARGSIKWVLKNLNVFYNKTYKMGVPCYSCFSIIQSIIESDNIPVLLDINPLCFELTNEEKLSLNKIDILLWINYFGFKYNHKLQKIREEYPHLIIIEDCSHVDFRDFKRNSDTLFSQFYIFSFNFRKPIVTGGGSALIVKTNYDFSDFLKKEMRVLPTQKIGITNWIKILGKNIAYNSFVFPIVKKSISSKRSKSFNLSIPLIDVKKMDLNQRRLFTVQLKSNQSINRYKQATINYFRILGLDYPKHSFGSNCYFPIPKSNQIYEYLDTYILWENLYENYKLFNICISKEEFPITFHFFENYTFLPAKFFHMNSNIHNFHSIYPSQNNEIT, from the coding sequence ATGAGATTTGTTCCTCGCTATTTTCAAGAAATTTCTTTTCTTTCTTTTATGAAAATCCCATTATCTTCCCCCCAGAAGGAAGATAATTTTACCTTTTTTCTTAACTCAGCTAGAGGTTCTATTAAATGGGTACTTAAAAATCTTAATGTGTTTTATAATAAAACATATAAAATGGGGGTTCCTTGTTATTCTTGCTTTTCAATAATACAATCAATAATAGAATCAGATAACATCCCAGTCTTATTAGATATTAATCCGCTGTGTTTTGAGTTGACAAATGAAGAAAAACTATCGCTCAATAAAATTGACATTTTACTTTGGATCAATTATTTCGGATTTAAGTACAATCATAAACTTCAAAAAATAAGGGAAGAATATCCACATCTAATAATAATAGAAGACTGTAGCCATGTTGATTTCCGTGATTTTAAACGGAACTCTGACACATTATTTTCTCAGTTTTATATTTTTAGTTTTAATTTTCGAAAACCAATTGTAACTGGGGGAGGTAGTGCTCTAATAGTCAAAACCAATTATGATTTTTCTGATTTTTTAAAAAAAGAAATGCGTGTATTGCCAACACAAAAAATAGGCATTACTAATTGGATTAAAATCTTAGGCAAAAACATTGCATATAATAGTTTTGTATTCCCAATTGTTAAAAAGTCTATATCTTCGAAAAGATCAAAATCATTTAACCTTAGCATTCCTTTAATCGATGTAAAAAAAATGGATTTAAATCAAAGACGATTATTTACTGTTCAACTAAAATCTAATCAAAGCATTAATCGTTATAAACAAGCAACAATAAATTACTTTCGTATTTTGGGACTTGATTATCCCAAGCATTCATTTGGCTCAAATTGCTATTTTCCTATACCAAAATCAAATCAGATTTATGAATATTTAGATACATATATTTTATGGGAGAATTTGTATGAAAACTACAAACTATTTAATATTTGCATATCAAAAGAAGAGTTCCCTATAACATTTCATTTTTTTGAAAATTACACTTTCCTCCCGGCCAAATTTTTTCATATGAATTCAAATATTCATAATTTCCATAGCATTTACCCAAGTCAAAACAACGAAATAACATAA
- a CDS encoding oligosaccharide flippase family protein has protein sequence MKALIQFLSHHLKNNEVKTVIKNFLSLSSLNLLNFIFPLILIPYLTHTIGLELYGQYVLSATVFNYCLLLVNFGFDFSATKLISINRDDKLKTADILANITATRLIFALITSIVIIPIVLLIPNLTSNKLLYLFGIGILWGQAITPIWLFQGLEKMGYITAINLTARTISTLLIFIFIQIPEHFYLVNLFLSIGYLISGFAGLILIQKYLGIDFIKPSLSRMKNYLMDSWDIFLSTLSMSFYREANIIILGLTTNYAMVGQYAAIEKVIKAMQSFMEPLAKALFPFFGRKLNSSKEIYSGFGVFGKIYALLLLFITIILYLIGPYLVIWYLGKSFISGIIVFQVLLPVIFLGGLNYYLGIIGLINLGMNKYFSKAVFITGIYSISMCYFLSSYWGTIGAATAMTSSELILLLIILRKIYPWLKK, from the coding sequence TTGAAGGCATTAATTCAATTCTTATCGCATCATCTTAAAAATAATGAGGTTAAAACAGTCATAAAAAATTTTTTATCCTTATCCTCATTAAATCTATTGAATTTTATTTTTCCCTTAATTTTAATCCCATATCTCACTCATACCATTGGCTTAGAATTATATGGTCAATATGTACTTTCCGCGACTGTATTTAATTACTGCCTGTTGCTTGTAAATTTTGGATTCGATTTTTCGGCGACAAAGCTAATTTCCATAAATCGGGATGACAAATTAAAAACAGCTGATATTCTGGCCAATATTACGGCAACCCGATTAATATTTGCTTTAATCACAAGCATTGTTATTATCCCAATTGTTCTACTTATTCCTAATCTAACAAGTAATAAACTGTTATACTTATTTGGGATAGGGATTCTTTGGGGGCAAGCCATTACTCCTATATGGCTTTTCCAAGGTTTAGAAAAAATGGGATACATCACAGCTATTAACCTGACTGCCAGAACCATTTCGACATTACTAATTTTTATTTTTATTCAAATTCCAGAACATTTTTATCTAGTAAATCTTTTTCTGTCAATTGGATATTTAATTAGTGGATTTGCAGGACTCATTTTGATTCAAAAATATCTAGGTATTGATTTTATAAAACCCTCGTTAAGCAGAATGAAGAATTATCTCATGGATTCGTGGGATATCTTTCTTTCAACACTTTCCATGAGCTTCTACCGCGAAGCAAATATTATTATACTGGGCCTAACAACAAATTATGCCATGGTTGGTCAATATGCCGCCATCGAAAAAGTAATTAAAGCTATGCAATCGTTTATGGAACCACTTGCAAAAGCACTATTTCCTTTCTTTGGAAGAAAATTAAATAGTTCGAAAGAAATATATTCAGGGTTTGGTGTTTTTGGAAAAATTTATGCATTATTATTATTGTTTATCACAATTATCCTATACTTAATTGGACCTTACTTGGTAATCTGGTACTTAGGTAAATCATTCATCTCTGGCATTATTGTCTTTCAAGTTTTACTGCCTGTTATTTTTCTAGGAGGACTAAATTACTACCTCGGAATTATAGGTCTAATTAATTTGGGAATGAATAAGTACTTTTCAAAAGCAGTTTTTATTACTGGGATATATAGTATTTCCATGTGCTATTTTCTATCAAGTTATTGGGGGACAATAGGGGCAGCAACTGCCATGACCAGTAGTGAACTTATACTGTTATTAATAATCCTAAGAAAGATTTATCCATGGTTGAAAAAATAG
- a CDS encoding DegT/DnrJ/EryC1/StrS family aminotransferase encodes MSNKLKIPFAKVPVNGNEFKYIKEVLDSGWLTTAGKAVEFERKFAEQVNAKHACVVNSCTAALHLGLDALGVQSGDQVFVQSMTFTASAEIIRYLNADPVFLDVEYGTNLITPEILQEAIRKHPNVKYLVLVHFGGQAAAMTIPGQEGILDICKKNDIKILEDAAHAFPTRLNGKMIGGFGDITCFSFYANKTITTGEGGMLTTDNDELHARVKTMRLHGINRDIWDRFTSTKPSWEYDVVEAGYKYNMPDINAAIGLAQLEKAEEYRKERQTVAEFYYKNLSGIDLIDLPVCHVPFEDHSWHLFPIVIKENSPIGRNEFIEKMAESGIGTSVHYKPLHRMTYYKQKYDLNPEDYPNTEKTWKGNVSLPIFPYMSEEETAYVCESVKRILGYS; translated from the coding sequence ATGAGTAATAAATTAAAGATACCTTTTGCCAAAGTACCTGTCAACGGTAACGAATTTAAATACATCAAAGAAGTACTCGATAGTGGATGGCTAACTACCGCAGGTAAAGCTGTTGAATTCGAAAGAAAGTTTGCTGAACAGGTAAACGCCAAACATGCTTGTGTCGTTAACTCTTGCACTGCAGCACTTCATTTAGGATTAGATGCGCTGGGCGTTCAATCCGGCGATCAGGTGTTTGTGCAGTCAATGACATTCACCGCTTCGGCAGAAATTATTCGTTATCTAAATGCCGACCCAGTATTTCTTGATGTGGAATATGGAACCAACCTGATTACACCTGAAATTCTTCAGGAGGCCATTCGAAAACACCCGAATGTCAAATACCTAGTTCTTGTTCATTTTGGAGGTCAGGCTGCTGCGATGACCATTCCCGGACAAGAGGGAATTCTGGATATTTGTAAAAAGAACGACATTAAAATATTGGAAGATGCTGCACATGCTTTCCCTACCCGCCTTAACGGGAAAATGATTGGAGGTTTTGGCGACATTACCTGTTTCAGTTTTTATGCCAACAAAACCATTACCACAGGAGAGGGTGGAATGTTGACTACCGATAATGATGAACTTCATGCACGGGTAAAAACGATGCGATTACATGGAATTAACCGGGATATCTGGGATCGTTTCACGAGTACAAAACCATCCTGGGAATATGATGTGGTTGAGGCCGGTTATAAGTACAACATGCCCGACATTAATGCAGCAATTGGTTTAGCTCAATTAGAAAAAGCAGAGGAATACAGGAAAGAAAGACAAACCGTGGCCGAATTTTATTACAAAAACCTCTCAGGAATAGACTTGATCGATTTACCGGTATGTCATGTTCCATTCGAAGATCATTCCTGGCATTTATTTCCCATTGTTATCAAAGAGAATTCACCCATTGGCAGAAATGAATTCATTGAGAAGATGGCTGAATCTGGCATCGGTACTTCGGTACATTACAAACCACTACACCGTATGACTTATTACAAGCAGAAATATGACCTGAATCCGGAAGATTATCCGAATACCGAAAAAACCTGGAAAGGAAATGTTTCTCTACCAATATTTCCATACATGAGTGAGGAGGAAACAGCCTATGTATGTGAATCAGTTAAGAGAATTTTAGGTTATTCATAA
- a CDS encoding IS4 family transposase, protein MNQGKYIFAQLTDFLPLRVFDRIVENHQGNKYVRHFTCWNQMLCMVFGQLTSRDSMRDLMLSLEAHQSKYYHLGLGSTITRRNLGKANEKRSYKIFEEFAYVLIEEARRSCYKDEFEIDVDGNIFALDSTTIDLCLSVFWWAEFRKHKGGIKLHTIYDVKTSIPSFLHITTASVHDVNILDLIPYETGSFYIVDKGYIDFKRLYRLHLKGAFFVTRAKDNMRFKRMYSSAVDKTTGVLYDQIGRLETYYSRKDYPEKLRRIKYYDQNRDRTFIFMTNNTDLKAEEIAMLYKKRWEVELFFKWMKQHLRIKSFWGTTMNAVKVQIYCAIIAYCLIAIVGNKLKVDRSIYEILQILSISLLDKAPVREILTKCDYKNVKELNYKQLTISGF, encoded by the coding sequence ATGAATCAAGGCAAATACATCTTCGCACAGCTTACAGATTTTTTACCTCTCCGAGTCTTTGATCGAATAGTTGAAAACCATCAAGGGAATAAATATGTCAGGCATTTTACATGCTGGAACCAGATGCTTTGTATGGTTTTCGGTCAACTCACTTCCAGAGACAGCATGCGTGATTTAATGTTGAGCCTTGAAGCTCATCAATCTAAGTATTATCATCTGGGTCTGGGATCGACCATCACCCGCAGAAACCTTGGCAAAGCGAACGAAAAACGTAGTTATAAAATCTTTGAAGAGTTTGCCTACGTTTTGATTGAAGAAGCCAGAAGGAGCTGCTATAAAGACGAATTCGAGATTGATGTTGATGGCAATATTTTTGCTTTGGATTCCACAACGATAGACCTGTGTTTAAGTGTCTTCTGGTGGGCTGAATTTAGAAAGCATAAAGGAGGGATTAAACTTCATACCATTTACGATGTGAAGACCTCCATACCAAGCTTTTTGCACATCACAACTGCCAGTGTTCACGATGTCAATATTTTGGATCTCATCCCTTATGAAACAGGGAGCTTTTACATTGTTGACAAAGGATACATCGATTTTAAGCGACTGTACAGATTGCACTTAAAAGGAGCGTTTTTTGTCACAAGAGCAAAAGACAACATGCGTTTTAAACGAATGTATTCCAGCGCAGTTGACAAAACAACCGGAGTCCTTTATGATCAAATAGGTCGGTTGGAAACATACTATTCCAGAAAAGACTATCCGGAAAAGCTGCGCAGGATCAAATATTACGATCAAAATCGGGACAGAACCTTCATCTTCATGACCAACAACACTGACCTGAAAGCCGAAGAAATTGCCATGTTGTACAAGAAACGCTGGGAAGTTGAACTGTTCTTCAAATGGATGAAACAGCACTTGAGGATCAAATCATTTTGGGGAACAACCATGAATGCTGTCAAAGTCCAAATTTATTGCGCGATCATTGCTTACTGTCTGATTGCCATTGTCGGTAACAAATTGAAAGTTGATCGCTCAATCTACGAAATACTACAGATTCTCAGCATCTCTCTACTCGACAAAGCGCCTGTAAGAGAAATACTTACAAAATGCGATTACAAGAATGTCAAAGAACTAAATTATAAACAATTAACAATCAGTGGGTTTTAA
- a CDS encoding glycosyltransferase family 4 protein → MEFRPYYLAKEWIRQGHQVTIIGANFSHLRNQQPQIKEDLESENNDGIIYLWLKTPRYQDSGIKRIANMLTFVFKLFKYRKKIIEQTSPDIVIASSTYPLDVYPAYSIAKRNKAKLVFELHDMWPLSPMLIGGYSKYHPFIWLMQRAENFACKNCDFYVSLLGNAKDYLVQHGLKKEKFFHVPNGFLMEEMDLGSADLPYQHQALLTKLRNEEKLIIGYAGGHAPSNALKNLVLAAKDINKDNKVAFVLVGNGTQKEELMQMANGNHLSNVHFLPSIAKTSIPILLSQFDILYAGGTRSILHSYGTSYNKITDYMLAEKPIIFAVDEPNSLIEKTECGIQIPAEDKRELVNAIKLISEMSIEERTKMGIKGREYAMQELNYSSLAKKFIEIINKF, encoded by the coding sequence ATGGAATTCAGACCATATTATTTAGCAAAAGAATGGATAAGGCAAGGGCATCAAGTTACCATAATAGGTGCTAATTTTTCACATTTAAGAAATCAACAGCCCCAAATAAAGGAAGATTTAGAATCCGAAAACAACGATGGTATTATTTACCTTTGGTTAAAGACACCACGCTATCAAGATTCTGGTATAAAAAGGATTGCAAATATGCTCACCTTCGTTTTTAAACTTTTTAAATACCGAAAGAAAATTATAGAACAAACGTCTCCTGACATTGTAATTGCCTCATCAACCTATCCATTAGATGTTTATCCAGCTTATTCAATCGCGAAAAGAAATAAGGCAAAACTTGTTTTTGAACTTCACGACATGTGGCCATTATCTCCAATGCTCATTGGTGGATATTCTAAATATCATCCTTTTATTTGGCTCATGCAACGGGCTGAGAATTTTGCTTGTAAAAATTGCGATTTCTATGTCTCGCTTTTGGGTAATGCAAAAGATTATCTCGTGCAACACGGTTTAAAAAAAGAAAAATTCTTTCATGTTCCCAATGGGTTTTTAATGGAAGAAATGGATTTGGGATCAGCAGACCTACCTTACCAGCATCAAGCCTTATTGACAAAATTGCGAAATGAAGAGAAGCTTATCATTGGCTATGCCGGGGGACACGCCCCCTCCAACGCGCTAAAAAATCTGGTTTTAGCAGCAAAAGACATTAACAAAGACAATAAGGTTGCGTTTGTTCTGGTTGGTAATGGCACACAAAAAGAGGAGCTAATGCAAATGGCAAACGGCAATCATTTAAGCAATGTTCATTTTTTACCTTCCATTGCTAAAACTTCAATTCCCATCTTATTAAGCCAATTTGATATTCTTTATGCGGGTGGTACCCGTAGTATTTTACACTCGTATGGTACCTCCTACAATAAAATAACTGATTATATGCTGGCTGAAAAACCAATTATTTTTGCTGTGGACGAACCCAATAGTTTAATCGAAAAAACAGAATGTGGCATTCAAATCCCTGCGGAAGATAAAAGAGAACTGGTAAATGCGATCAAGTTAATTTCAGAAATGTCTATCGAAGAAAGAACCAAAATGGGGATAAAAGGTCGTGAATACGCAATGCAGGAATTAAATTACAGTTCATTGGCAAAGAAATTTATTGAAATAATCAACAAATTCTAA
- a CDS encoding glycosyltransferase: MVEKIDSTKNIIPLIILNWNGEYDTIECLKSIKKSDNNRFLPVVIDNGSKVDSLDILKKNCSQLFENILYTTKEKLNNSHNLVIDLVSSSNLKEALIFIENNENLGFAKGNNIGIKIAKMLDTDWVMLLNNDTEIRYDALTALNKFINANNEIAAITPQIRLFKDKDKIWNCGGRLTFFGSRKYFYAEENIDKVPGKGYSFITFITGCALVFQYKKTGILTEDFFFGEEDYEFSLRLKKNNLNMVCLYDSIIYHKVGSTIKKSNNIISTIYLYYINRLINTRNYYSDFRWQITRFLSYLYLPILLKKNNINPLKSYSLINDINKYIAINKTVSDIEFHKAMIKC; encoded by the coding sequence ATGGTTGAAAAAATAGATTCTACAAAGAATATTATCCCGCTTATTATTTTGAATTGGAATGGAGAATATGATACAATCGAATGTTTAAAATCAATTAAAAAAAGTGATAATAATCGATTTTTACCGGTTGTTATAGATAACGGTTCAAAAGTTGATTCTTTAGATATATTGAAAAAAAATTGTTCTCAATTATTTGAGAATATTCTCTATACAACTAAAGAGAAACTGAATAATTCACACAACTTAGTTATTGATTTAGTATCAAGTTCTAATTTAAAAGAAGCCCTAATTTTTATTGAAAACAATGAGAACCTAGGATTTGCAAAAGGAAATAACATTGGGATCAAAATAGCTAAGATGTTAGATACAGATTGGGTTATGTTGCTCAATAATGATACAGAGATTAGGTATGATGCGCTAACAGCGCTCAATAAATTTATAAACGCAAATAATGAGATTGCAGCTATTACGCCTCAAATCAGATTATTTAAAGACAAAGATAAAATTTGGAATTGTGGTGGTCGATTGACATTTTTCGGAAGCCGTAAATATTTTTATGCAGAAGAAAATATTGATAAAGTTCCTGGAAAAGGATATTCTTTCATCACCTTTATAACTGGATGTGCATTAGTATTTCAATACAAAAAGACAGGTATCCTGACCGAAGATTTCTTTTTTGGTGAAGAAGATTATGAATTCTCACTTCGGTTAAAAAAAAATAATCTAAATATGGTTTGTTTGTATGATTCTATAATCTATCACAAAGTAGGTTCAACAATTAAGAAAAGTAATAATATAATCAGTACAATTTATTTATATTATATAAATCGATTAATTAATACTCGAAATTATTATTCGGATTTTAGATGGCAAATTACAAGGTTTTTATCTTATTTATATTTACCTATATTATTAAAAAAGAATAATATTAATCCATTAAAATCATATTCTTTAATAAATGATATTAATAAATACATAGCTATCAATAAAACAGTATCTGATATTGAATTTCATAAAGCTATGATCAAATGCTGA
- a CDS encoding glycosyltransferase — MKKLKILLLADSSSIHTQRWANSLSESGVEIAIFSLCESVGHYHQEIEIYTNGFDSKWTNRNNNIFSKIIYLKTIRNLRKVIKEFKPDILHAHFATSYGLLGALSRFKPFIISVWGSDIFEFPRRTLINNIVLRFNLLFPKCILSTSHIMAIETSKYTKKKILVTPFGVDISKFMQKSNYNKNSTIVFGTIKTLDPVYGIDTLIKAFNISHNKLLSKNINSELHIIGGGPEELKLKKLAEDLNINNQIFFKGKIPHEEVPQQLQNFDIFVALSNSESYGVAIVEASSCSLPVIVSNVGGLPEVVVNNETGFIIEPSNPEEAAAKMFELGIDKEKRETFGKQGRHFVEENYNWETNVKQMIEIYNNSIINGY; from the coding sequence ATGAAAAAATTAAAAATTTTACTATTAGCTGATAGTTCTTCCATTCACACCCAACGTTGGGCAAATTCTCTTAGTGAATCTGGAGTTGAAATTGCAATTTTTTCATTATGCGAATCTGTAGGTCATTACCACCAAGAAATAGAAATTTACACAAATGGATTTGATTCAAAATGGACAAATAGAAATAATAACATCTTTAGTAAAATTATATATCTTAAAACAATTAGAAATTTAAGGAAAGTAATTAAAGAATTTAAGCCTGATATTTTACATGCTCATTTTGCCACTAGCTATGGTTTATTGGGAGCATTGAGTAGATTTAAACCATTCATCATATCCGTTTGGGGTTCAGATATTTTTGAATTTCCTAGAAGAACATTAATAAACAATATCGTTCTTCGTTTTAATCTACTATTCCCCAAATGCATTCTATCAACGAGCCATATTATGGCAATTGAAACATCAAAATATACAAAAAAAAAGATACTTGTAACTCCTTTTGGAGTTGATATTTCAAAGTTTATGCAAAAGAGTAATTACAACAAAAATAGCACAATAGTATTTGGAACAATAAAAACGTTAGATCCAGTATATGGAATTGATACTTTAATTAAAGCATTTAATATCTCACACAACAAGTTGTTGTCAAAGAATATAAATAGTGAATTACATATTATAGGCGGAGGTCCCGAAGAATTAAAATTAAAAAAATTGGCAGAAGATTTAAATATTAACAACCAAATATTTTTTAAAGGCAAAATTCCGCACGAAGAAGTTCCTCAGCAACTGCAGAATTTCGATATTTTCGTTGCATTATCAAATAGCGAAAGCTATGGAGTAGCTATAGTAGAAGCATCATCATGCTCCCTTCCTGTTATTGTATCAAACGTAGGGGGATTACCTGAAGTTGTAGTAAACAACGAAACTGGGTTCATAATAGAACCAAGTAATCCAGAGGAAGCTGCTGCTAAAATGTTTGAATTAGGAATTGATAAAGAGAAAAGAGAAACATTTGGCAAGCAAGGTCGACATTTTGTTGAAGAAAACTATAATTGGGAAACGAATGTAAAACAAATGATTGAAATTTATAATAATAGTATCATTAATGGGTACTAA
- a CDS encoding sugar transferase, translating to MVIKRIFDISSSFLGLIIISPILFIVALSIMILMPGPVLFIQTRIGKGGKEFRLLKFRTMLVKPKTSEGSFDAGDQSRITALGKILRKTKLDEIPQLINVLRGDMSLVGPRPEVRKWTEVYPEQWTIVHKVLPGITDNASIEFRNEEELLAESSNPEETYKNVILPRKLYIYIKYVNHHSFGGDLMIIIRTIQSVILK from the coding sequence ATGGTCATCAAACGAATCTTCGACATTTCATCATCATTTCTAGGCTTAATCATCATATCACCTATATTGTTTATCGTCGCTTTATCTATTATGATTCTGATGCCTGGACCTGTACTTTTCATCCAAACCCGTATCGGTAAAGGAGGCAAAGAGTTTCGCTTACTGAAGTTTCGTACCATGTTGGTTAAACCAAAAACTTCGGAAGGCAGTTTCGATGCCGGTGATCAATCGAGAATTACCGCCTTGGGTAAGATTTTGCGAAAGACCAAACTGGATGAAATACCTCAGCTAATCAATGTTTTAAGAGGAGATATGTCGTTGGTTGGGCCACGTCCGGAAGTCAGAAAATGGACAGAAGTTTATCCCGAACAATGGACGATTGTTCACAAGGTTCTGCCTGGAATTACTGATAATGCCTCCATTGAATTTCGAAATGAAGAAGAATTGCTGGCAGAATCCTCCAACCCCGAAGAAACATACAAAAATGTCATTCTTCCGCGCAAATTATATATATATATCAAGTACGTTAATCATCATTCCTTTGGGGGAGATTTGATGATCATTATACGAACTATTCAATCCGTTATTTTAAAATGA
- a CDS encoding DUF6337 family protein translates to MLIIITQFILFGFFLVSINYIDRKIWGTNYTPIAILGWPFFILLIICYIYLKINFKQFELNSLVLPIWLGGLFSFWIGGFFLKFIFTKAKINLVQLNLSINEFSITKYQLQLLITIAYPLIIIAGYKIYGVLLKFRFNIADDEFQKNLGAGFIGHSILLLTILTIFFIIFFSEKNYKIHQILIILTTLLFAVLYGVKSWIIIPLISAFVGRIFLTKTKLKLKHIIYLIIPFLIFWLIYQISLGMSSLNNKFIFNHIVDYLLSGPIGFSAHLDQNLPIGKNPEYAFTPLINIFRFLIGKQPLDVISNYIVSIPTGFETNVKTFFGSLFIYGGYSYIITSFVLGLILYAYLLIVVLTINTKIAPFFIINYSFMLGLLFMGWFEIYVIHLDFYEVPFFAFLMHFLLRLKL, encoded by the coding sequence ATGCTGATAATAATAACTCAATTTATTTTGTTTGGATTTTTTTTAGTTTCAATCAATTATATTGATCGCAAAATTTGGGGTACAAATTATACTCCAATAGCAATACTTGGTTGGCCATTCTTCATTTTGCTTATTATCTGTTATATCTATCTAAAAATTAATTTTAAACAATTTGAATTAAATTCACTCGTTCTACCAATATGGCTTGGCGGATTATTCTCTTTCTGGATAGGAGGCTTCTTTTTAAAATTTATTTTCACAAAAGCCAAGATTAATCTCGTACAATTAAATTTATCAATAAATGAATTTTCAATAACAAAATATCAATTACAATTACTTATAACTATTGCATACCCTTTAATAATAATAGCGGGATATAAGATATATGGTGTTCTTTTAAAATTTAGGTTTAACATAGCTGATGATGAATTTCAAAAAAATTTAGGTGCTGGATTTATTGGACATTCGATACTGCTTTTAACTATACTTACCATATTCTTTATAATTTTTTTTTCAGAAAAAAATTATAAAATCCACCAGATACTGATTATATTAACAACACTACTTTTTGCTGTGCTTTATGGTGTAAAATCCTGGATAATAATACCCCTAATCTCAGCCTTTGTTGGTCGAATATTTTTAACAAAAACAAAACTGAAACTTAAACATATAATATATCTAATAATTCCGTTTCTAATATTTTGGTTAATTTATCAAATTTCTTTAGGAATGAGCTCCTTAAATAATAAATTTATATTTAATCACATAGTTGACTATTTATTATCAGGACCAATTGGATTCTCAGCGCACCTAGATCAGAATCTTCCTATTGGGAAAAATCCAGAATATGCATTTACTCCACTTATTAATATATTTAGATTTTTGATTGGAAAACAACCATTAGATGTAATTTCAAACTATATCGTATCTATCCCAACAGGATTTGAAACAAATGTCAAAACTTTTTTTGGATCCCTATTTATATATGGGGGTTACAGCTATATTATCACATCTTTTGTTTTAGGCTTAATATTATATGCCTATTTATTAATAGTGGTACTTACTATAAATACAAAAATTGCACCCTTCTTCATAATCAATTATTCCTTCATGCTTGGACTATTATTTATGGGCTGGTTTGAGATATATGTTATACACCTAGATTTCTATGAAGTTCCTTTTTTCGCATTCTTAATGCATTTTTTACTTCGATTAAAACTTTAA